The Molothrus ater isolate BHLD 08-10-18 breed brown headed cowbird chromosome 17, BPBGC_Mater_1.1, whole genome shotgun sequence DNA segment CACTAACGTGATACTGTCATCATTTTTATACCTCCACTCTGAACCAGGAACATCCTGCCACCTGAAGGAATTATTCCTGGTCTCCATCTTTACCTGCTGTGAACTGAGGCCGCTGTATCTGGGACAGGAGAAGCCTCCAGTGTGGTGAACATGCCAGGCAGAGCTCCTGaaccaggcacagcccctggcatggggtcagtgctgcccagctggaCAGACCCAGCCTGCCCAGAAAGGCCTGACCACGCTCAGCCACTGCTGTTTCCTTTCCAATTGCTCTCATCATCCAGAAATGCTTTTGGGCTCCAAGCGCCACACTTGTCCAAAACCTGAAAGCAGCCTGCCACTTCCTCACCCCCATGTCTGTTTTCTGTTCCAGAAGACACTTGCGGGAGCAGTGAAGGGATGCAAAGTTGTCTTCCAAGATGACTCTTATGCCTGGAGAGAACTCCGACTATGACTATAGTGCCCTGAGCTGTACTTCAGATGCTTCCTTCAACCACACGTTCTTTCCAGAATCTGAAACCCTCAAGGGAGTGTTTTACCAAAGAGCCAGGCTAATCCACCCTCAGGAGGATCTCCTCAAAGGCTTCCACCCCGACGACCGCAAGCGTCACATCATCATCAACGTGGGCGGCATCAAGTACCTGCTCCCCTGGACCACGCTCGACGAGTTCCCCCTCACACGTCTGGGACAGCTCAAGTTCTGCACTAATTTTGACGACATTCTGAACATCTGTGACGATTATGATGTGACGTGCAACGAGTTCTTCTTCGACCGCAACCCGGGGGCGTTCAGGACGATCCTGACCTTCCTGCGGGTCGGCAAACTCCGGCTCCTGCGGGAGATGTGCGCGCTGTCcttccaggaggagctgctctaCTGGGGCATTGAGGAAGACAACTTGGACTGGTGTTGTAAAAGGAGATACCTGCAAAAAATGGAGGAGCTCACAGAGATTAGTGAACGGGAGGATGACCTCCtagaaaatgaaacaacagGTGAAACAGTAGAGGAGACAAAAATTAGTTTGTGCATGAAAAAGTTGCAAGACATGGTGGAAAGGCCCCAGTCTGGCCTTCCTGGAAAGGTGTTTGCgtgtttgtctgttttgtttgtAACTATTACAGCAGTGAACTTATCCATCAGCACCATGCCTGAcctgagggaggaggaggaaaaggtaAGTTACCTTTCAGGATGCCAAGTGATAtgtgctgggaagagcagagcaagTACAAGGTCTGAGGTTATTGACTTCAATGGGGATTTTGCAGCTGTCTTTAGAGGGGGGAAATATTgtgaagaatatttaaaatgttacatGACTCTTCAATTAGTTGTAAGAGAATTAACCACATCCAGTTTTATGTCCAAAGGAAATTCTCTTAGCACTCTTCTGTATATTACCTTGTTAGACTTTGTATTTGCTACTTAGAAAGCCTGAAATTCCCGAGCAGTATCTTCTGTGGAATAAGCAGAGCCTTTCTAAGTTTTGCATTTAGCATGTTCCAAGCTGCCAACGTGTTTCCCCATAGCAACAGCTTCAATTCCTTTAATattttgggtttaaaaaaaccaacacagaaGCCTCTCCTCCTGTCACCGCACCGACTAAAACAGTTATTACCCAGAGCCGATTACAATCTCCTCCTCTTTCCCGCAGGGTGAGTGTTCCCAGATGTGCTACAATATTTTCATTGTGGAGTCCGTGTGTGTGGCATGGTTCTCCCTGGAGTTCCTGCTCCGATTcatccaggccaggagcaagTTCGCGTTCCTGCGGAGGCCGCTGACGCTGATAGACATAATCGCCATCCTGCCCTACTACATCACCCTGCTGGTGGACACGGGCTCCGAGGGCTCCAAGAAGCCCAGCTCGGGCAACATCTACCTGGACAAGGTGGGGCTGGTGCTGCGGATCCTGCGGGCGCTGCGCATCCTGTACGTGATGCGGCTGGCGCGGCACTCGCTGGGGCTGCAGACGCTGGGGCTGACGGCGCGGCGCTGCACGCGCGAGTtcgggctgctgctgctcttcctgtgcGTGGCCATCGCGCTCTTCGCGCCCCTGCTCTACGTCATCGAGAACGAGATGGCCGACTCGCAGGAGTTCACCAGCATCCCCGCCTGCTACTGGTGGGCCGTCATCACCATGACCACCGTGGGCTACGGGGACATGGTgcccaggagcatccctgggcaggT contains these protein-coding regions:
- the KCNG1 gene encoding potassium voltage-gated channel subfamily G member 1, with translation MTLMPGENSDYDYSALSCTSDASFNHTFFPESETLKGVFYQRARLIHPQEDLLKGFHPDDRKRHIIINVGGIKYLLPWTTLDEFPLTRLGQLKFCTNFDDILNICDDYDVTCNEFFFDRNPGAFRTILTFLRVGKLRLLREMCALSFQEELLYWGIEEDNLDWCCKRRYLQKMEELTEISEREDDLLENETTGETVEETKISLCMKKLQDMVERPQSGLPGKVFACLSVLFVTITAVNLSISTMPDLREEEEKGECSQMCYNIFIVESVCVAWFSLEFLLRFIQARSKFAFLRRPLTLIDIIAILPYYITLLVDTGSEGSKKPSSGNIYLDKVGLVLRILRALRILYVMRLARHSLGLQTLGLTARRCTREFGLLLLFLCVAIALFAPLLYVIENEMADSQEFTSIPACYWWAVITMTTVGYGDMVPRSIPGQVVALSSILSGILLMAFPVTSIFHTFSRSYLELKQEQERIMYRRAQFLLKAKSQMSNESQGSEVLFTTLSSETRDNE